One segment of Stappia sp. 28M-7 DNA contains the following:
- a CDS encoding ABC transporter permease, translated as MLVHAAKRFAGLFATLIVATVVVFLVLEVVPGDPAQVMLGINAQDDTLAALRGQLGLDRPAWERYLSWVTGFATGDLGTSYTYSVPVADLVAARITVSLPLALLALALSTVIAIPVGVYAASKRGRWQDGGIMALTQVGIAVPNFWFAMLLVFVFAVTLRLVPSGGFPGWEAGLWPALKALLLPAIALALPQAAILARVMRSSLIDALHEDYVRTARAKGLTRRAVLWKHAVRNALIPVLTILGLQFSFLIAGTIIIENVFYLPGLGRLIFQAITQRDLIVVKSVVVLLVACVILVTFLVDLAYALVDPRLRRR; from the coding sequence ATGCTGGTCCACGCCGCCAAACGCTTTGCCGGACTGTTCGCGACGTTGATCGTCGCGACCGTGGTCGTGTTCCTGGTGCTGGAGGTGGTGCCGGGCGACCCGGCGCAGGTGATGCTGGGCATCAACGCGCAGGACGACACGCTCGCCGCGCTGCGCGGCCAGCTCGGCCTCGACCGCCCGGCGTGGGAGCGCTACTTGAGCTGGGTCACAGGCTTTGCCACCGGCGATCTCGGCACCAGCTACACCTATTCCGTACCAGTGGCCGATCTGGTCGCCGCGCGCATTACCGTCTCGCTGCCGCTGGCACTGCTGGCGCTGGCGCTGTCCACGGTGATCGCGATCCCCGTCGGCGTCTATGCCGCCTCCAAGCGCGGCCGCTGGCAGGACGGCGGTATCATGGCGCTGACGCAGGTCGGCATCGCCGTTCCGAACTTCTGGTTCGCGATGCTGCTGGTCTTCGTCTTCGCGGTGACGCTGCGGCTGGTCCCCTCCGGCGGCTTTCCCGGTTGGGAGGCCGGGCTGTGGCCTGCGCTGAAGGCACTGCTGCTGCCGGCCATCGCGCTGGCGCTGCCGCAGGCGGCGATCCTTGCCCGCGTCATGCGGTCATCCCTGATCGACGCGCTGCACGAGGACTATGTGCGCACGGCGCGCGCTAAGGGCCTGACCCGGCGCGCGGTTCTGTGGAAGCACGCGGTGCGCAACGCGCTGATCCCGGTTCTGACGATCCTCGGCCTGCAGTTCTCGTTCCTCATCGCCGGCACGATCATCATCGAAAACGTGTTCTACCTGCCCGGTCTCGGGCGGCTGATCTTCCAGGCGATCACCCAGCGCGACCTGATCGTGGTGAAAAGCGTCGTCGTGCTGCTGGTCGCCTGCGTGATCCTGGTGACTTTCCTCGTCGATCTCGCCTATGCGCTGGTCGACCCCCGGCTGAGGAGGCGCTGA
- a CDS encoding ROK family protein, whose product MRLGIDWGGTKMEIIALERDGTERFRLRVPTPRDDYQGCIRAVVGLVEAAESATGQRGTVGFGIPGSLSPATGLVKNANSTWMNGMPLDRDLEAALARPVRIENDANCLAVSEATDGAGKGAHVVHAIIIGTGCGSGIAIDGRAHRGRNGIGGEWGNISVPWMTDEEFPGPDCWTGKRGTIDRWCSGTGFQWDYKQATGRSLSGHEIMERARSGEADALANLERYVSRLARAMAMVANILDPDVFVLGGGMSNIAELYDLLPREIGRHVFSDQYDVPIRKAVHGDSSGVRGAAWLWND is encoded by the coding sequence CTGCGCCTCGGCATCGACTGGGGCGGCACCAAGATGGAGATCATCGCGCTGGAGCGCGACGGCACCGAGCGATTTCGCCTGCGGGTGCCGACGCCGCGCGACGATTATCAGGGCTGCATCCGCGCTGTTGTCGGTCTCGTGGAGGCTGCCGAGAGCGCGACCGGCCAGCGCGGCACCGTGGGCTTCGGCATCCCCGGTTCGCTGTCGCCGGCAACCGGTCTCGTCAAGAACGCCAATTCCACCTGGATGAACGGCATGCCGCTCGACCGCGACCTGGAGGCCGCGCTTGCACGGCCGGTCCGCATCGAGAACGACGCCAACTGCCTTGCGGTCTCGGAGGCGACGGACGGTGCCGGCAAGGGCGCGCATGTGGTGCATGCGATCATCATCGGCACGGGCTGCGGTTCAGGGATCGCAATCGATGGACGGGCGCATCGCGGCCGCAACGGCATCGGCGGCGAATGGGGCAACATTTCCGTACCGTGGATGACGGATGAGGAGTTTCCCGGCCCCGACTGCTGGACGGGCAAGCGCGGCACCATCGACCGCTGGTGCTCGGGGACGGGCTTTCAGTGGGACTACAAGCAGGCGACCGGACGCTCGCTCTCCGGCCACGAGATCATGGAGCGCGCCCGGTCGGGAGAGGCGGACGCGCTCGCCAATCTGGAGCGCTACGTCTCCCGACTGGCACGCGCCATGGCAATGGTTGCCAACATCCTCGACCCGGATGTCTTCGTGCTGGGCGGCGGAATGTCGAACATCGCGGAGCTCTACGACCTGCTGCCCCGGGAAATCGGCCGGCATGTCTTCTCGGACCAGTATGACGTGCCGATCCGCAAGGCGGTGCACGGCGACAGTTCCGGCGTGCGGGGCGCCGCCTGGCTGTGGAACGACTGA
- a CDS encoding methyl-accepting chemotaxis protein: MRFSDLSIRNKLLVSAGALFSVSIIGVSLVGSMVMSSAAESAAEREAKALLTSYANEVSGSLTRSLTVAKSVAAAAEGLIANGMTDRDRLGDLMIKTVENNPHLVGMTLAFEPNGLDGRDADFKDHKYSDANGRFVPYFYFGEDKKVAVEQLVMTKEAGTEGWYDMPVRENRSLLTPPYAYPIDGKDVLLTTISWVVRKDNKPIGIATSDLALSGIADRMAANHPFGAGEVKLIGGDNLWVATSDTATLGKTVEDGNVLEVLQKVGTEAAASLFGERYVAIQPVTFPDVQERWYVVLDVPHSAMIAGAVTARNTMLAIGLGLLGAVLVLVWFGAGALARPVARLTDVMGRLAAGDTSVDAGMDERRDEIGDMARAVETFRENAIERQRLEEAQSEDAHARAARQARTEQLIADFRDKVQSLIGTVSETASGLDETARALSASAQESAERASETSQASSAATGNVQTVASAAEELSASIAEISRQVGQTTQVVNQATQGTHSTNEKVAGLAAAAHKIGEVVSLIQAIAEQTNLLALNATIEAARAGEAGKGFAVVAAEVKELANQTSKATEEIGAQIAAIQGSTGEAVAAIGEIAQIMQEVNGYTASIASAVEQQGAATNDISRSVQQAAEGTGSVTRNMEMLAHTVDSTSAAADNVLDASGAMSRNTDALRGEIDRFLKDVAAA, encoded by the coding sequence ATGCGTTTTTCCGATCTGTCGATCAGAAACAAACTGCTGGTCAGTGCCGGCGCACTGTTTTCCGTTTCCATCATCGGCGTGAGCCTTGTCGGCTCGATGGTCATGTCCTCGGCAGCGGAGAGCGCCGCCGAACGGGAAGCCAAGGCGCTTCTGACATCCTATGCCAACGAGGTGTCCGGCAGCCTCACGCGTTCGCTGACCGTCGCCAAGAGCGTTGCCGCTGCCGCGGAAGGGCTGATCGCCAACGGCATGACCGATCGCGACCGGCTCGGCGACCTGATGATCAAGACAGTGGAGAACAATCCGCACCTTGTCGGCATGACGCTGGCCTTCGAGCCGAACGGGCTCGACGGCCGCGATGCCGATTTCAAGGATCACAAGTATTCGGACGCTAACGGCCGCTTCGTCCCCTATTTCTATTTCGGCGAGGACAAGAAGGTCGCTGTCGAGCAGCTGGTGATGACCAAGGAGGCCGGCACCGAAGGCTGGTACGACATGCCGGTGCGCGAAAACCGGTCTCTGCTCACCCCGCCTTACGCCTATCCGATCGACGGCAAGGACGTGCTGCTGACCACCATCAGCTGGGTCGTGCGCAAGGACAACAAGCCGATCGGCATCGCCACGTCCGACCTCGCCCTTTCGGGCATCGCCGACCGCATGGCCGCCAATCACCCGTTCGGCGCCGGCGAAGTTAAGCTGATCGGCGGCGACAACCTTTGGGTCGCAACATCCGATACCGCCACCCTCGGCAAGACCGTCGAGGATGGGAACGTCCTTGAAGTGCTTCAGAAAGTGGGAACGGAAGCCGCCGCCTCCCTCTTCGGTGAGCGGTACGTCGCCATTCAGCCCGTGACATTCCCGGACGTTCAGGAGCGGTGGTACGTCGTGCTGGACGTGCCCCATTCGGCGATGATCGCCGGTGCCGTGACCGCGCGCAACACGATGCTGGCCATCGGTCTCGGCCTGCTGGGAGCCGTGCTGGTGCTTGTCTGGTTCGGCGCAGGCGCGCTCGCCCGCCCGGTCGCACGCCTCACCGATGTGATGGGCCGACTGGCCGCCGGCGACACCTCTGTCGATGCCGGCATGGACGAGCGCCGCGACGAGATCGGCGACATGGCCCGCGCAGTCGAAACCTTCCGCGAAAACGCCATCGAGCGCCAGCGGCTGGAAGAAGCGCAGTCGGAGGACGCGCATGCCCGCGCCGCCCGCCAGGCCCGCACCGAACAGCTCATCGCGGACTTCCGCGACAAGGTGCAGTCGCTGATCGGCACGGTGAGCGAAACGGCCAGCGGGCTGGACGAAACCGCCCGCGCCCTGTCCGCCTCCGCCCAGGAAAGCGCCGAGCGCGCCAGCGAGACCTCGCAGGCCAGCTCCGCCGCCACCGGCAACGTCCAGACAGTGGCCAGCGCCGCCGAGGAGCTCTCCGCCTCCATCGCCGAGATCTCCCGCCAGGTCGGCCAGACCACCCAGGTCGTCAACCAGGCCACCCAGGGCACCCACTCAACCAACGAAAAGGTCGCGGGCCTTGCCGCCGCCGCCCACAAGATCGGCGAGGTCGTCTCGCTGATCCAGGCCATCGCCGAGCAGACCAACCTTCTCGCGCTGAACGCCACCATCGAGGCGGCCCGTGCCGGCGAGGCCGGCAAGGGCTTTGCCGTCGTCGCCGCCGAGGTCAAGGAGCTGGCCAACCAGACCTCCAAGGCGACCGAGGAGATCGGCGCCCAGATCGCCGCGATCCAGGGCTCGACCGGCGAGGCGGTCGCCGCCATCGGCGAGATCGCCCAGATCATGCAGGAAGTGAACGGCTATACCGCCTCCATCGCCTCCGCCGTCGAGCAGCAGGGTGCCGCCACCAACGACATCTCCCGCTCGGTGCAGCAGGCGGCCGAAGGCACCGGCTCGGTGACCCGCAACATGGAGATGCTGGCCCACACCGTCGACAGCACGTCGGCAGCCGCCGACAACGTCCTCGACGCCTCCGGCGCCATGAGCCGCAACACCGACGCCCTGCGCGGTGAAATCGACCGATTCCTGAAGGACGTCGCGGCGGCCTGA
- a CDS encoding anti-phage dCTP deaminase, translating into MKVQTEFPELVFGLVGPIGVDMDAVERKLHDALISVGYKTTTIRLTDLMRQVAVDGPEISDDGNQVEQYKSRISYANSVRERCDNDAALAGLAIADIKRKRSAGQNSGSSSAPEELTPPIERMAYILRQLKRSEEVELLRKVYGRKFIQISVHAAEDFRRTNLINLFSRGNSILSREECEVAADELIEIDMNERTDLHGQRIEEVFHLGDAFIDGRREDYIERSIRRFIEAFFGKNSISPTRDEYGAYIAASAALRSIDLSRQVGAAIFSSEGEIISLGCNEVPKYKGGTYWEDSEEKHRDFDDRTDSNRVEKNRIIFDFLKKLEAIGVLGEDSERIFEGEDFKLAVKSALISDITEFGRMTHAEMTALCDAARLGRATKDATIFVTTFPCHNCAKHIIASGISRVVFIEPYPKSKALSLHQDSIILDSREGERVCFTHFVGISPRRYRDIFEKKSRKQSDGKIIEWYWGVPSPMIEDKSSSYLYNEDSAVFSSLSLVAEEMNIIVY; encoded by the coding sequence ATGAAGGTTCAAACGGAATTTCCTGAATTGGTTTTTGGGTTGGTGGGCCCGATAGGGGTCGATATGGATGCAGTTGAGCGCAAGCTGCACGACGCGCTGATATCGGTTGGATATAAGACAACGACAATTCGACTGACAGATTTGATGCGTCAAGTCGCAGTTGATGGGCCTGAAATTTCTGATGATGGTAATCAGGTCGAGCAGTATAAATCTCGTATTAGTTATGCGAATTCGGTACGGGAGCGATGTGATAACGATGCTGCGCTAGCTGGGTTGGCAATAGCTGATATCAAAAGAAAACGGAGCGCAGGACAAAATTCCGGCTCTTCAAGTGCACCTGAAGAGTTGACGCCACCGATTGAGAGGATGGCCTACATACTCAGGCAATTGAAGAGATCCGAAGAAGTTGAGCTTCTTCGAAAGGTTTATGGTCGAAAATTTATTCAGATTTCAGTTCATGCCGCTGAGGACTTCCGTCGAACTAATCTAATAAATTTATTTTCGCGCGGAAATTCCATCTTGTCTCGAGAAGAGTGCGAGGTAGCGGCTGATGAACTTATCGAGATAGACATGAATGAGCGTACAGATCTTCATGGACAAAGGATTGAGGAGGTATTTCATCTTGGGGATGCATTCATTGATGGGCGGAGAGAGGATTATATAGAAAGGTCTATCAGGCGATTCATTGAGGCGTTTTTCGGTAAGAACTCAATAAGTCCTACGCGTGATGAGTATGGTGCGTATATTGCGGCTTCCGCTGCATTGAGATCTATTGACCTTTCTCGTCAGGTGGGAGCTGCGATATTTTCTTCGGAAGGGGAAATTATTTCGTTGGGTTGTAACGAGGTCCCTAAATACAAAGGCGGGACATACTGGGAGGATTCTGAAGAAAAACATCGCGATTTTGATGATAGGACAGATTCTAATCGCGTAGAGAAGAATCGGATTATTTTCGATTTCTTGAAAAAGTTGGAGGCTATTGGAGTCTTGGGGGAGGACTCGGAGAGGATATTTGAAGGTGAAGATTTTAAGTTGGCTGTGAAATCCGCGTTGATTTCGGATATCACAGAATTTGGGCGAATGACACATGCTGAGATGACAGCATTGTGTGATGCAGCGCGATTAGGACGCGCGACGAAAGACGCGACTATATTTGTAACGACTTTTCCGTGCCACAATTGTGCAAAGCACATTATAGCGTCGGGCATCAGCCGTGTCGTTTTTATTGAGCCTTATCCCAAAAGCAAGGCGTTGTCTTTGCACCAAGATTCGATAATTCTCGACTCGCGAGAAGGGGAGAGGGTTTGTTTTACGCATTTTGTGGGCATTTCTCCTCGGAGATATAGAGATATCTTCGAAAAGAAGTCGAGAAAGCAGTCCGATGGTAAGATAATAGAATGGTACTGGGGGGTGCCGTCGCCAATGATTGAGGATAAGAGTTCATCTTATTTATATAATGAGGATTCTGCAGTATTTTCTTCTCTATCGTTGGTGGCGGAGGAGATGAATATTATTGTTTATTGA
- a CDS encoding MFS transporter, with amino-acid sequence MTQILPIAALLVGSALLLLAGGLQGLLLPLRGSFEGFSDGSLGLLGTGWAIGYIGGCLLTPVIVSRVGHIRSFGVFCSLASIVVLLNLVFMTPWAWIPLRALSGFCFAGAAMVVESWLNERANPETRGRIFGIYTMINLGATTAGQMLLTLGDPAGFLFFVVGAMVYSCALLPTALSTAAAPQPLSQVRLDIRSLWRNSPVAVIGVFLVGISNSAFGTLGAVYGRQVGLSVSSIATMMSVALLAGALIQIPIGVLSDRIDRRMVLIGIAVVGCLLGAGLTFGGALSPIAIIALVGAFGGMIYSMYPVIVAHANDHSPPGEFLKTSGGLLLLFGVGSVVGPLLAAVMMTMTRPQGLFAVTSAAHALIIAFAIWRMTQRAPVAQGEKEDFVAMASGVRFSTPETLALDPRAEEEEETSRDAA; translated from the coding sequence ATGACCCAGATACTTCCCATCGCTGCCCTTCTCGTCGGTTCCGCGTTGCTGTTGCTCGCGGGCGGTCTTCAGGGGCTGCTGCTGCCGCTCAGGGGCTCGTTCGAGGGCTTTTCCGACGGCTCCCTTGGTCTTCTGGGTACCGGCTGGGCCATCGGCTATATCGGCGGCTGCCTGCTGACGCCGGTGATCGTGAGTCGCGTCGGCCACATCCGCTCCTTCGGCGTGTTCTGCTCGCTCGCCTCCATCGTCGTGCTGCTGAACCTCGTCTTCATGACGCCCTGGGCCTGGATCCCGCTGCGTGCGCTCTCCGGCTTCTGCTTCGCCGGTGCGGCCATGGTGGTGGAGAGCTGGCTCAACGAGCGGGCCAATCCGGAAACGCGCGGCCGCATTTTCGGCATCTACACGATGATCAATCTCGGTGCGACGACCGCCGGGCAGATGCTGCTCACCTTGGGGGATCCCGCCGGCTTCCTGTTTTTCGTGGTCGGTGCGATGGTCTATTCCTGCGCGCTGCTTCCCACCGCCTTGTCGACCGCCGCAGCTCCCCAGCCGCTGTCCCAGGTGCGTCTGGATATCCGCTCGCTCTGGCGCAATTCTCCGGTTGCCGTGATCGGCGTCTTTCTCGTGGGCATCTCCAACAGCGCCTTCGGCACGCTCGGGGCCGTCTATGGCCGCCAAGTGGGGCTATCCGTCTCGTCCATCGCCACCATGATGTCGGTAGCGCTGCTTGCCGGTGCCCTGATCCAGATCCCGATCGGCGTCCTGTCCGACCGCATCGACCGGCGCATGGTGCTGATCGGCATCGCGGTGGTCGGCTGTCTGCTCGGGGCCGGGCTGACGTTCGGCGGCGCCTTGTCGCCCATCGCCATCATTGCGTTGGTCGGGGCCTTCGGCGGCATGATCTATTCGATGTATCCGGTCATCGTCGCCCACGCGAACGACCACTCGCCGCCGGGCGAATTCCTAAAGACCAGCGGCGGTCTGCTGCTGCTGTTCGGTGTCGGTTCAGTGGTCGGCCCGCTGCTTGCGGCCGTGATGATGACGATGACGCGCCCGCAAGGGCTGTTCGCTGTCACTTCCGCCGCTCACGCCCTCATCATCGCCTTCGCGATTTGGCGGATGACCCAGCGTGCACCGGTCGCGCAGGGCGAGAAGGAGGACTTCGTCGCAATGGCCTCGGGGGTTCGCTTCTCCACGCCGGAGACCCTCGCGCTCGACCCGCGCGCCGAGGAAGAAGAAGAGACGTCGCGCGACGCTGCCTGA
- a CDS encoding ABC transporter ATP-binding protein, with protein MSGFFAVEGLDVDIHGKRILKGVSLEIGRGETFGLVGESGSGKSMTALAAMQLLPHGAEARGRILLDGADVLSVSEAAMCRLRGRRIGMVFQEPMTALNPVKTIGEQIAEGLVLHMRMTRATAMERVRVLLDRVGLARARVTPERFPHQLSGGQRQRVVIAMAIACQPDLLIADEPTTALDVTIQAQILALVREIVAAEKMGCLLISHDLAVVAEMADRVAIMKDGEIVESGRTAALFANLRHPYSKALMAASNHVPKRSKGPAHSPANHGMQPILSVRELVRAYPQPRAGLFRKSPPVVAVNRVSFDIRPGQSVGLVGESGCGKSTLARALLGLEAPDGGAISVLGQDPHSARGATREAVHRAVQVVFQDPYGSFNPRHRIGRVVAEPLYLLRGEIDGREARDRVAGALTEVGLSEADMAKYPHEFSGGQRQRIAIARALVTRPKLIIADEPVSALDVSIRAQILDLFADLRARHGLAYLFISHDLSVVRAITDEVMVMNGGQIVERGRTARVFDHPRHPYTRLLVAAAPRLDTALAARRQIEEASTN; from the coding sequence ATGAGCGGCTTCTTCGCGGTCGAGGGGCTGGACGTCGACATTCACGGCAAGCGGATCCTCAAGGGTGTCTCGCTGGAGATCGGCCGCGGCGAGACCTTCGGCCTGGTGGGCGAATCCGGTTCCGGCAAGTCGATGACCGCACTGGCCGCCATGCAGCTGCTGCCGCACGGGGCAGAGGCGCGCGGGCGCATCCTGCTGGACGGGGCCGACGTGCTGTCGGTGAGCGAGGCGGCGATGTGCCGGCTGCGCGGACGGCGGATCGGCATGGTGTTCCAGGAGCCGATGACCGCGCTCAACCCGGTGAAGACCATCGGCGAGCAGATCGCCGAAGGGCTGGTCCTGCACATGCGGATGACGCGGGCTACGGCGATGGAGCGGGTCCGGGTGTTGCTCGACCGGGTGGGTCTGGCGCGCGCCCGGGTGACGCCCGAGCGCTTTCCCCATCAGCTGTCCGGCGGGCAGCGGCAGCGGGTCGTGATCGCCATGGCGATCGCCTGCCAACCGGACCTGCTGATCGCCGACGAGCCGACGACCGCGCTCGACGTCACCATCCAGGCGCAGATCCTCGCCCTGGTGCGCGAGATCGTCGCGGCGGAGAAGATGGGCTGCCTGCTGATCAGCCACGACCTTGCCGTAGTGGCGGAGATGGCCGATCGGGTGGCGATCATGAAGGACGGCGAGATCGTCGAGAGCGGGCGCACGGCCGCGCTGTTCGCAAACCTGCGCCATCCCTATTCGAAGGCGCTGATGGCGGCCTCGAACCATGTGCCGAAGCGCAGCAAGGGCCCCGCGCATAGCCCGGCCAATCACGGCATGCAGCCGATCCTCTCAGTCCGCGAGCTGGTGCGCGCCTATCCGCAGCCGCGCGCGGGCCTGTTCCGGAAAAGCCCGCCGGTGGTCGCCGTCAATCGCGTCAGTTTCGACATCCGCCCCGGTCAGAGCGTCGGCCTTGTCGGGGAATCGGGCTGCGGAAAATCGACCCTTGCCCGCGCCCTGCTGGGGCTGGAGGCGCCGGACGGGGGAGCCATCTCCGTGCTGGGCCAGGATCCGCATTCGGCGCGCGGAGCAACGCGCGAGGCAGTGCACCGGGCCGTGCAGGTGGTGTTCCAGGATCCGTATGGCAGCTTCAACCCGCGCCACCGCATCGGCCGCGTGGTGGCCGAACCGCTCTATCTGCTGCGCGGCGAGATCGACGGGCGAGAGGCCAGGGACCGGGTTGCCGGCGCCCTGACCGAAGTCGGCCTGTCGGAAGCCGACATGGCGAAATATCCGCACGAGTTCTCCGGCGGGCAGCGCCAGCGCATCGCCATCGCCAGGGCGCTGGTCACGCGGCCGAAGCTGATCATCGCCGACGAGCCGGTGTCCGCGCTCGACGTGTCGATCCGCGCGCAGATCCTCGACCTCTTCGCTGATCTCCGGGCCCGGCACGGCCTTGCCTATCTGTTCATCTCGCACGACCTCAGCGTGGTGCGTGCCATCACCGACGAGGTGATGGTGATGAACGGCGGCCAGATCGTCGAACGCGGGCGCACGGCCCGGGTGTTCGACCATCCCCGGCACCCCTACACGCGGCTCTTGGTCGCCGCCGCACCGCGCCTCGACACGGCGCTGGCGGCCCGGCGCCAGATCGAGGAGGCGAGCACGAACTGA
- a CDS encoding YceI family protein, translated as MVSLKPVRIAACSALVAVLTVAALPAQAEPRAYRIDPSHFSVVFNAMHIGYAPTWGLFLKGEGSFTYDEETRELSDLSVAIEAGSVFSNDERRDGHLRSGDFLSAEAHPRITFQMTDARPQTDTSGTVTGDLTLRGVTRPVTLDVTLNKIGPYPFGGTYVIGISASTVLKRSDFGMTYAVADGLVGDEVSIRIDLEAIRQ; from the coding sequence ATGGTTTCACTCAAGCCTGTCCGTATCGCCGCCTGCAGCGCTCTTGTTGCGGTCCTCACGGTCGCTGCCCTGCCCGCGCAGGCCGAGCCGCGTGCCTATCGGATCGATCCCAGCCACTTTTCCGTCGTCTTCAACGCCATGCATATCGGCTACGCCCCCACTTGGGGCCTGTTCCTGAAGGGCGAAGGCAGCTTCACCTATGACGAGGAAACGCGTGAACTCTCCGATCTCTCCGTCGCCATCGAGGCCGGGAGCGTCTTTTCCAACGACGAGCGTCGCGACGGACACCTGCGCTCGGGCGACTTCCTGAGTGCGGAAGCGCATCCTCGCATAACCTTCCAGATGACGGATGCACGCCCGCAAACGGACACGAGCGGGACCGTGACCGGCGACCTGACGCTGCGCGGCGTGACGCGGCCGGTAACGCTTGATGTCACGCTCAACAAGATCGGCCCCTACCCGTTCGGCGGAACCTATGTGATCGGCATCAGCGCCAGCACCGTGCTGAAACGCTCCGATTTCGGCATGACCTATGCCGTGGCGGATGGGCTGGTCGGCGACGAGGTCTCCATCCGCATCGACCTGGAAGCGATCCGGCAATAG
- a CDS encoding ABC transporter permease — protein sequence MAAQHKTLVAGAAIVAFVLVAALISLVWTPYPIDVLSVANRLKPPSLTHLLGTDQFGRDMVSMLMVGARTSIAVALVAVGIGILVGVPLGLLAAARGGWLDETLMRANDLVFAFPALLSAVMITAILGPGAINAILAIGIFNIPVFARVARGGALSLKSREFVLAARVSGKGEVRIIAEHVLPNIANLLIVQGTIQFSLGILAEAGLSYVGLGAQPPLASWGRMLNEAQTMMALAPSLALYPGLAIVVTVLGLNLLGDGLRDLLDPRLKRRTT from the coding sequence ATGGCCGCGCAGCACAAGACACTGGTCGCCGGTGCGGCCATCGTCGCGTTCGTCCTGGTAGCGGCGCTGATCTCGTTGGTCTGGACGCCCTATCCGATCGACGTTCTGTCGGTCGCCAACCGGCTCAAGCCCCCCTCGCTGACGCATCTTCTTGGCACCGACCAGTTCGGCCGCGACATGGTGTCGATGCTGATGGTGGGCGCGCGCACGTCCATTGCCGTCGCCCTGGTGGCGGTTGGGATCGGCATCCTCGTCGGCGTGCCGCTGGGACTGCTGGCGGCCGCGCGCGGCGGCTGGCTGGACGAGACCTTGATGCGGGCGAACGATCTCGTCTTCGCCTTCCCCGCGCTTCTGTCGGCGGTGATGATCACCGCGATCCTCGGCCCCGGCGCGATCAACGCGATCCTGGCCATCGGCATCTTCAACATTCCCGTCTTCGCACGGGTGGCGCGCGGCGGTGCGCTGTCGCTGAAATCGCGCGAATTCGTGCTCGCCGCGCGCGTCTCCGGCAAGGGCGAGGTACGGATCATCGCCGAGCATGTGCTGCCGAACATCGCCAACCTGCTGATCGTGCAGGGCACGATCCAGTTCTCGCTCGGCATCCTGGCCGAAGCGGGCCTGTCCTATGTCGGCCTCGGCGCGCAGCCGCCGCTGGCCTCCTGGGGACGCATGCTGAACGAGGCGCAGACGATGATGGCACTGGCGCCGAGCCTTGCCCTCTATCCGGGTCTTGCCATTGTCGTCACCGTGCTCGGTCTCAACCTTCTGGGCGATGGATTGCGCGACCTGCTCGACCCGCGACTGAAGAGGCGCACGACATGA
- a CDS encoding acyl-CoA thioesterase, whose amino-acid sequence MAMPADTNAAGDIFGGWVLSQMDLAGGIAAGQRARRRVVTISVERMTFIRPVHVGDVLCVYCRVTGVGRTSMKIGIEAWALRHRHGQREKVTDATFTFVAVDDQGRPIPVPAEDED is encoded by the coding sequence ATGGCCATGCCCGCCGACACCAACGCGGCCGGAGACATCTTCGGCGGCTGGGTGCTGTCGCAGATGGACCTTGCCGGCGGCATCGCGGCAGGCCAGCGGGCGCGCCGGCGCGTGGTGACAATCTCCGTCGAGCGGATGACCTTCATCCGCCCCGTGCATGTGGGCGATGTGCTTTGCGTCTATTGCCGGGTGACGGGCGTCGGCCGGACCTCGATGAAGATCGGCATCGAGGCCTGGGCCCTGCGCCATCGGCACGGCCAGCGCGAGAAGGTGACCGATGCGACCTTCACCTTCGTCGCGGTCGACGATCAGGGGCGCCCGATCCCGGTCCCGGCGGAAGACGAGGACTGA